The Gammaproteobacteria bacterium DNA window TCGGTCAAACCGGCAACCTGAAAGGCATGGAAGAGTTTGGTAACGCGCGCGGCCTGATCGACGCCGATGCAAATTTCCAGGTGCCGAATAAACCCGGCTTCTTTGTCGCGGGCGATATCGTGCAGCCGCATTTGCTGACCACGGTGATTGGCCAGGCATCGGTGGCTGTGGAAAGCATCGACCACTACCTCAACCATAAAAAACAGGGTAAACGTCCGAAGGTTGATGTACATCACTTCGACCTGTTGAACAAGTTGCGCGAAACTCACCACGAACCTGCCCACTTCGACCCTGAGGGCGATGCCAAGGTACGCGGTATCGACCGTGGTCTACGCGGTACCTCGGATGCGGATTTTGCGATCCACAATTACGAAGACCGCTCCGCGCATCAGATTATTTCCGCTGACAAGCTGTTCCTCGGTCATTTCAAAAACGAAGAACGCCATGTCCGCACCGAAGAGGTGCCGAGCGCCGAAGAGGTGCTGGGTCACTTCGAGGAACGCATGAATGCGTTGACGGAAGAGGAAACGATCGCCGAGGCCAAACGCTGCATGAGCTGCGGCATGTGTTTCGAATGCGACAACTGCGTGATTTACTGCCCGCAGGATGCCGTGTTCAAGGTCGATAAAACACAGTCCACTACGGGTCGTTACGTCGATACCGATTACAACAAATGCATTGGTTGTCACATCTGTGCAGACGTGTGCCCTACCGGCTATATCCAGATGGGCCTTGGTGAATAAGGCCTGGATTGAAATACCGATGGCAAATGTACTGGAGTGATGAGCTTGAAACCTTACTGGCGTCCTTTTATATCGTTGTTTATTTTCGTCACGCTGGCGACACCGGCTCTGGCCGGTGCGCCACGTCCCGATATCCCTGATGCGATAAAGGGAGAACAGTGCGTGGAAGACACCGACTTTATGCGCAGGAACCACATGGATGTGTTGCTGCATCAGCGTGACGAGACGATGCATAAGGGTATTCGTACCAAAAAGCACAGTCTGAAAGAGTGTTTCACCTGTCACGTGGTAAAAGACGCCAACAACACGCCAGTATCCGTCAGCAACCCAAAACATTTCTGCCGCGAGTGTCATGACTATGCCGCAGTGAAGGTTGACTGTTTCCAGTGCCACACCTCTGTACCGGGTGGGCGCAAGGCAACGGGGGCAAGATTATGAGCAATACACCGCAACAACAGGCCGGCGAACCGGCGGAGCAGAATCAGATCGACAGCTATCGCCGTAAACTCCTTGGTGGTGGCGCCGCCATTGCGGGCGCTGCAGCCCTCGGCCCTGGCGTGTTCTTTACCAGCGTGGCACGTGCCAAACCTGCCGACCAGGCGGTCAGCAGTGAGGTGCGCTGGGGTTTCCTGATCGACGCCAACAAGTGTGCCGATAATTGCGACAAATGTGTCACCGCCTGCAATGACGAGCATAACCTCACCGGCTTCGGGCGTCCCGAAACCGATGCCCAGTGGATTCGCGCCGTCACCCTGCGTGACCGGAAAACCGGACACACCACCAAGCTACCGATGATGTGCCAGCACTGTGCGCACCCGCCCTGCGTTGACGTCTGCCCCACCGGCGCCTCCTTCAAGCGGGCCGACGGTATTGTGCTGGTGGACAAGCACATCTGCATTGGTTGCCGCTACTGCATGATGGCCTGCCCCTACAAGGCACGCTCCTTTGTGCACGAAACCATCACCAACCAGCAGGAATATTCGCCGCGCGGCAAGGGTACCGTCGAAAGCTGCACCCTGTGCGTGCACCGTGTGGACAAGGGCGAGATTCCCGCCTGCGCCGAGGCCTGTCCGGAAAAGGCCATTCTGTTCGGGAATCTGAATGATCCCGGCAGCGACATCAGCCAACGCATGGCCACTGAGGCATCCACCGAGGTTCGCGGTGATTTGCGCCTGGATCTGGGCGTGCGTTACCAGGGTATTTAAAGCACAGTGCTAAGGACTAAGAAGGACTAGGTTCAGGCGATACGCAATGGCGTGTGCCGGAATGACGATATGAAAAAGAACCAGTGGTGAGCAAAAACAAATGAAACCAACGACCTTTCGTGAAATTGACGGTACCAGCAAGGGCTACTACGTCCTGTTAGGCCTGTTGGGCCTGATACTCGCTGCAGGCCTGGGCTCCGCCTACTACATGGAACACAACGGCCACTGGGTCACCGGCATGAATAACCAGATCGTCTGGGGCATGCCGCACGTGTTCGCGGTGTTCCTGATTGTCGCCGCCTCTGGCGCACTCAACGTCGCATCCATCTCCTCCGTTTTCGGCAAGACCTCGTACAAACCGCTGGCGCCGCTGTCCGGCCTGCTGGCCATTGCCCTGTTGATCGGCGGCCTGATGGTGCTGGTGCTCGACCTCGGTCGCCCCGACCGCCTGATCGTGGCCATGACCTACTACAACTTCAAGTCCATCTTTGCCTGGAATATGATCCTGTATAACGGTTTCCTGGCCATTGTGATCATCTATCTGTGGACCATGATGCAGCGCAAGATGAACAAATATTCCAAAGTGGCCGGATTTTTTGCCTTTATCTGGCGACTGGCATTGACCATCGGTACCGGCTCCATTTTTGGCTTCATCGTGGCCCGCCAATACTATGATGCCGCGATCATGGCCCCCATGTTTGTGGTCATGTCCTTTTCGTTTGGGCTGGCCTTTATGCTGATCGTCCTGCTGGCCACCTATCAGTGGACCGGCCGCGAGATCGGTAGCCATATCGTCTCCCGCCTGCAACGTCTGCAGGGCCTGTTTGTCGCAGCAGTATTGCTGTTTGTGGTGATCTTTCATCTCACCAACCTCTACGCAACCCAGCATCACGGCGTCGAGAATTTCATTCTCGCGGGCGATAATATTTACAGCGGCCTGTTTTGGGTCGGTTACCTGCTGCTGGGCACCGTGTTTCCATTGATCATCTGTTACGCACCGGCCTTCCGCGCCTCTATCGGCTGGACCGCAGCGGCGGCGGTCATGGTGATCGCTGGCGGCCTGTCACAGATGTACATGATCATCATCGGCGGACAGGCCTACCCCATGGACCTGTTTCCGGGCAAGGATGTCAGCAGCAGTTTCTATGACGGTGTGGTGGCCAGCTATGCACCCAGCGCACCGGAAGTCGCCCTGGGTCTGGGCGGCACCGCAGTAACCTTTATCGCGGTGATGATCGCCATCAAGGTGCTGCGCTTCCTGCCGCTCAGTCTGGCCAATTCCCAGACCGATCCGCACTATTCAGCAGAGGAAAGATAAAAGATGAAAGATGAAAGTAACTGCATAGCAATCATACCTGCAACGGTTCGGAACAATGGCGCCGTTACCGACCTTTCTCTTGTCCCTTTTCTCTTTCCACTTTGCCCTTTCCTCTGATGGCTACTGAACATCCCTTCGCACAATATGTCCGCATCCTCGGCAAAGGCAAAAACGGCTCGCGGCCGCTAACCCAGGACGAGGCCTTCGAGGCCTTCCGCATGATCCTGGCGGATGAGGTGCACCCCGAACAGCTGGGCGCCTTCCTGATGCTGATGCGGGTCAAGGAAGAAACGCCGGAAGAGCTGGCCGGCTTTATCCGTGCGGTGAAGCAGACCCTGGTGATCCCCCCGGATGCGCCGGAGGTCCATCTGGACTGGTCCAGCTATGCCGGCAAGCGTCGCCACCTGCCATGGTTTATCCTCTCCAACCTGCTGCTGGCGCAGAACGGCATCAACATTTTCATGCACGGCGCCAGCGGCCACACCGCCGGGCGCATGTACACCAAGGATGTGCTGAGCGCCCTGGGGATCGCCCCCTGCACCTCGCTGCAGGAATCGGCCGAGCGTATCCGCGCAACGGGTTTTGCCTATCTTGACCTCGAATACCTCAGCCCCAAACTGCACACGATCATCGAACTGCGGCCCATTCTCGGCCTGCGTTCACCCGTGCATACCATCGCCCGCATGCTCAACCCGTTTGACGCCGAGTACGTGATGCAGGGCATCTTCCACCCTGGTTATCGCCCCATGCACCAGGAGGCCGCCCTGCTGCTCAAACAGCCCCACCTGGCGGTCATCAAGGGCGATGGCGGTGAGATCGAGCGCGACCCGGATACCGCCTGCCTGGTACAAAGCGTGCACCATGGCGAACTGTCCGATGAAGAGTGGCCCGCCCTGTACACCAAGCGCCACGTCAAGGATCCCGAGCTGGATGTACAGCGCCTGCGCGCCGCCTGGCAGGGTGACGACAGCGACGAATACGGCATTGGTGCGGTCATCGGCACCACCGCCATCGTCCTGAAAATGATGGGCCGCGCCCCTGACATCGCCACTGCCGAGGCGCAGGCCAGGGCCCTGTGGGAGGCGCGGGCGAAGGAGAATTTCGGCGCCGCCGCCTGAGCGCGGCTTGAAAAGTCCCCGCGCGTTGAAATCCGGTTTACAACCCCCATTTAGCCTGTGTAAGCCCTGGCACGGCGGCAAAGGCCGGCCGGCCTCGCCGGTAGCCGGGGTCTTTTCCACCGCCTGTTTTCAGCCCTGATCCGTCTGACGCCATGTCCCAACTCTTTATCTCCGCCGCGCACAAATCTTCGGGCAAAACCACGCTCAGCATCGGCCTGTGCGCCGCCCTGCGTCAGCGCGGACTGCGGGTCCAGCCCTTCAAAAAGGGCCCCGATTACATCGACCCGATGTGGCTGACGCGCGCGGCCGGCAACGCCTGCTACAACCTGGACTTCCACACCCAGAGCCATGCGGAAATTCTCGCCACCGTGGGCCGCTATCAGCACAGCAGTGATATCAGCCTTATCGAAGGCAACAAGGGCCTCTACGACGGGCTCGATCTCGACGGCAGCAACAGCAACGCCGCCCTCGCCACGCTCCTGAAATCGCCGGTCATTCTGGTGATCGACGCCCAGGGCATGACCCGCGGCATCGCGCCACTGATCCTGGGCTATCAGCAGTTTGAACCCGACATCAACATCGCCGGGGTGATCCTCAACCAATTAGGTGGCCGTCGCCACGAGTCCAAACTCCGCGCCGTGATCGAACACTACACCGACGTACCGGTGGTGGGCGCGGTGCAACGTGACCCCCTGCTCAACATCCAGCAACGGCATCTTGGCCTGATCCCCAGCAACGAGGCGCAGGCGGTGGAACAGCAGATCGATGAGCTGGCCCGGCGGATTGCCGAACAGGTTGACCTCGACCGCCTGCAGCACATCGCCCGGCAGGCGCCGCTGCCGGAGCTCCCACCCGCAGCAACACCGCCGTTGCCGACCGTGGATATCCGTATCGGTATCGCCCAGGATGCCGCCTTTGGTTTTTATTATCCCGACGACCTGCAGGCCTTCCGAGAGGCCGGTGCCGAGCTGATCGGTATTGACACCCTGCACGATGACAGCCTGCCCGCGATCGATGGCCTGTTCATCGGCGGCGGATTTCCCGAGACTCAGATGCAGGCCCTGGAGACCAATCGCCCCCTGCGCATGGCCATCCGTGACGCCATCGAATCCGGCCTGCCGGTGTACGCCGAATGCGGCGGGCTGATGTACCTCTCCCGCAGCCTGCGCTGGGACGACCAGCAGTGCCAAATGGTGGGGGCACTGGACATGGATATTGTCATGCACCCGCGACCGCAGGGCCGGGGATACGTCAAACTGAAAGAGACCGGCGACGGTCTTTGGGCGGGCGGCCCAATGGCAAAGCGGGCGACCGCCGATGTAGGGCAGGAAGGAGAACAGGCGGCCGAGGCCATCATCCACGCCCACGAATTCCATTACTCCGCTCCGGGGGCGCTCGCAAAAAACACACGTTTCGCCTATCGTGTACTGCGGGGACACGGCGTCGATGGTGAATCCGACGGCATTGTGTACCGCAACGTGCTGGCCAATTACAGCCACATGCGCAACGTACAGGGCAACCCATGGGTAAAACGCTTTGTCGCGTTTGTGCGCAGCCAGCGCAATAAATAACCGTATCTAGCCCGCAGCATTTTAAAATCCATTCACTTTGCAAACCGAGAAAACTGACACATGGATATTATTAGCTTTTCCCCCGCCGCCATCGCGCAAATAAAAAAGAACGTGCAGGAGGCCGAACATGGCAACCTGGCGCTTCGCATTGCCGCCCAAATGACCGCCGATGAAACCGTGCACTACGGCATCGGTTTCGATGAGACCAAGGAGGATGACGTCACCATTGACGGCGATGGTTTCAGGGTCGTTGTCAGTCCCGACTGCGTTGAACTATTGAATGGCGCACATGTCGATTTTGTTGAGATCGAGGAAGGCAAGCATCACTTCATCTTCCTTAACCCCAATGATCCCAGCTACAAGCCGCCCACCGAGATAGAGATTACCGAGTAGGCAATTCACGGTAAAAAGGCAATAGCGGCAACTTCGACACATGTCAAACAAAATCACCTCCGATACAGACGCGCAAAAAACCGGGCCGTCATGCCGCGCACTAAATACCAGCGAGCTTTACACCCCGCTCACGGGACTGGCGATCACTATGCTGGCACTGGTGGCTTGCAGCCTGGGAATCTATTTCTGGCCCGCCCAGAAAGACGGTTTATTTATCCTGCAGATCATCCTCGCCATTTGCGGCCTGCTGTTCATCACCCACATTGTGCGCTGTGTGAGCACCCGGCTCGTAACGCCGCTGAGCCTGCTTAACGACTGGGCGCAACGCATGTCAAGCGGAGACTTCAGCGCACGCCTGCCTAAAATCGAAGGCAGTGAATTTTCCGGCCTGGCAAAAAACATCAACCAGTTGGGAGAGTCGTTACGATCGCTAACGCTCGAGATGGATGACAAGGTCAAACGCCAGACCATCACCATGCAACGCAAAACACGCTCACTGGAAATCCTCTATGACGTGGCCGCGCGTAGTAACTCCGCAAAGGATATCGATGAACTACTGATCACCTTTCTCAACACCTTAACCGAAATTGTCTACGCCCACGCGGGCACCGTTCGCCTCGTCACTGACGATCACCAGATGCGCCTGGTCGGCAGTGTCGGACTGGATGAAGAAAGCATCGAGAAAGTCCGTCTGGTGCCGATTGAACACTGCCTCTGCGCGCAGGAGTTTTCCAAGAACATGGTGCTCTGCCAGAATCATTTCAACAACTGCAGAAACGTCGTCAGCGACCTGCTGTTCGCCGGCGACAAGCTCGAAAACATTGCCATCCCCCTGCGCTACAACAACCGCACCCTGGGTATTTATAATCTGTTTGTGGAAAAACTCGGCCTTACCGAGCGCGCAGATATCAAGGACATACTCACCAACATTGGTCAACACCTGAGCATGGCCATTACCAAGTCATACTGGGATGCCGAGTCCCATCGCCTGTCGATCATGCAGGAGCGCACCATGCTGGCCCATGAGCTGCACGACTCGCTGGCACAGACACTGGCCAGCCTGCGCTTCCGCGTCAGCATGCTGCAGAAAACCCTCGGCCACGGAGAG harbors:
- a CDS encoding Hdr-like menaquinol oxidoreductase cytochrome c subunit; amino-acid sequence: MKPYWRPFISLFIFVTLATPALAGAPRPDIPDAIKGEQCVEDTDFMRRNHMDVLLHQRDETMHKGIRTKKHSLKECFTCHVVKDANNTPVSVSNPKHFCRECHDYAAVKVDCFQCHTSVPGGRKATGARL
- a CDS encoding 4Fe-4S dicluster domain-containing protein → MSNTPQQQAGEPAEQNQIDSYRRKLLGGGAAIAGAAALGPGVFFTSVARAKPADQAVSSEVRWGFLIDANKCADNCDKCVTACNDEHNLTGFGRPETDAQWIRAVTLRDRKTGHTTKLPMMCQHCAHPPCVDVCPTGASFKRADGIVLVDKHICIGCRYCMMACPYKARSFVHETITNQQEYSPRGKGTVESCTLCVHRVDKGEIPACAEACPEKAILFGNLNDPGSDISQRMATEASTEVRGDLRLDLGVRYQGI
- the nrfD gene encoding NrfD/PsrC family molybdoenzyme membrane anchor subunit, producing MKPTTFREIDGTSKGYYVLLGLLGLILAAGLGSAYYMEHNGHWVTGMNNQIVWGMPHVFAVFLIVAASGALNVASISSVFGKTSYKPLAPLSGLLAIALLIGGLMVLVLDLGRPDRLIVAMTYYNFKSIFAWNMILYNGFLAIVIIYLWTMMQRKMNKYSKVAGFFAFIWRLALTIGTGSIFGFIVARQYYDAAIMAPMFVVMSFSFGLAFMLIVLLATYQWTGREIGSHIVSRLQRLQGLFVAAVLLFVVIFHLTNLYATQHHGVENFILAGDNIYSGLFWVGYLLLGTVFPLIICYAPAFRASIGWTAAAAVMVIAGGLSQMYMIIIGGQAYPMDLFPGKDVSSSFYDGVVASYAPSAPEVALGLGGTAVTFIAVMIAIKVLRFLPLSLANSQTDPHYSAEER
- a CDS encoding glycosyl transferase family protein; translated protein: MATEHPFAQYVRILGKGKNGSRPLTQDEAFEAFRMILADEVHPEQLGAFLMLMRVKEETPEELAGFIRAVKQTLVIPPDAPEVHLDWSSYAGKRRHLPWFILSNLLLAQNGINIFMHGASGHTAGRMYTKDVLSALGIAPCTSLQESAERIRATGFAYLDLEYLSPKLHTIIELRPILGLRSPVHTIARMLNPFDAEYVMQGIFHPGYRPMHQEAALLLKQPHLAVIKGDGGEIERDPDTACLVQSVHHGELSDEEWPALYTKRHVKDPELDVQRLRAAWQGDDSDEYGIGAVIGTTAIVLKMMGRAPDIATAEAQARALWEARAKENFGAAA
- a CDS encoding cobyrinate a,c-diamide synthase, which encodes MSQLFISAAHKSSGKTTLSIGLCAALRQRGLRVQPFKKGPDYIDPMWLTRAAGNACYNLDFHTQSHAEILATVGRYQHSSDISLIEGNKGLYDGLDLDGSNSNAALATLLKSPVILVIDAQGMTRGIAPLILGYQQFEPDINIAGVILNQLGGRRHESKLRAVIEHYTDVPVVGAVQRDPLLNIQQRHLGLIPSNEAQAVEQQIDELARRIAEQVDLDRLQHIARQAPLPELPPAATPPLPTVDIRIGIAQDAAFGFYYPDDLQAFREAGAELIGIDTLHDDSLPAIDGLFIGGGFPETQMQALETNRPLRMAIRDAIESGLPVYAECGGLMYLSRSLRWDDQQCQMVGALDMDIVMHPRPQGRGYVKLKETGDGLWAGGPMAKRATADVGQEGEQAAEAIIHAHEFHYSAPGALAKNTRFAYRVLRGHGVDGESDGIVYRNVLANYSHMRNVQGNPWVKRFVAFVRSQRNK
- a CDS encoding iron-sulfur cluster assembly accessory protein, whose amino-acid sequence is MDIISFSPAAIAQIKKNVQEAEHGNLALRIAAQMTADETVHYGIGFDETKEDDVTIDGDGFRVVVSPDCVELLNGAHVDFVEIEEGKHHFIFLNPNDPSYKPPTEIEITE
- a CDS encoding histidine kinase produces the protein MSNKITSDTDAQKTGPSCRALNTSELYTPLTGLAITMLALVACSLGIYFWPAQKDGLFILQIILAICGLLFITHIVRCVSTRLVTPLSLLNDWAQRMSSGDFSARLPKIEGSEFSGLAKNINQLGESLRSLTLEMDDKVKRQTITMQRKTRSLEILYDVAARSNSAKDIDELLITFLNTLTEIVYAHAGTVRLVTDDHQMRLVGSVGLDEESIEKVRLVPIEHCLCAQEFSKNMVLCQNHFNNCRNVVSDLLFAGDKLENIAIPLRYNNRTLGIYNLFVEKLGLTERADIKDILTNIGQHLSMAITKSYWDAESHRLSIMQERTMLAHELHDSLAQTLASLRFRVSMLQKTLGHGEPKISDAAAEVEQIKSELDDANFELRELLAHFRIRMDERGLIPAIEGLIERFRSQGRIQVFFQNECPDLRLPPVLEVHLLHIIQEALANIRKHSAAKHVRILLTCSEHHLIHLLIEDDGMGIDAEISAAIPGEHVGLTIMRERAQRIGAELTIESDPGEGTRIELELCYAGRPADTDKSRRW